ATGAGCCGGTATGGTTTGAAAAAAATCTCTTTAAAATCACGGATTCCTATATTTATAAGTTCTCTCGGATACACACCTCGATCCGGCATCTCGCTCAAGCCAATAAATTTCTTCTCTATCTGACCAAGTACATATTCTGCTTTTTGGGGCGAGTCATGCCTTGACACATAGTTGAATATTTCTGCAAGATCTGCAACAACGTCTTCAGTAAGTTGAACCATGAAAGCCACTAAACAATCCCCGCTCCTTTTCGAATGCGGTGTATTGCATCACTTGCAGCAACAACTTTCCCTTCTTCGATCTGACGGTTTCCCAGCGCCAATATCTTCAACAGAGCTATTGTTTCCTGGGTTTCCTCATAACTCTTTATATCCTGTATTACGACTTTCGCTTCACCGTTTTGAGTAATAACCAGCGGTTCTCCCTCATCCCCTAAGTTTCTAATAATTTCTGCTGCATGGGCTTTCAAATAGCTTATAGGCTTAATTTGGCTGGATAATCTCATTGGATACCTCCTTGCAGGAATTACAGGACCATATTAAAACCATATTTAGTCTTGCGTCAAAGAATATATCTGCCATGCACCAGTATGGCTAAGGGAGGGACACAATGGATGTCCTCAGAATTTTAATTCTGCGCTCTTTAAGGTTCATCACCCACAATCTGTACTACATCAATCTGCTTCCAGCCAGAAGTCAGCGAAGTATTCAGTGTCAGTTTCACGCGATGGACCGGAAACGGCGTGGCCGGAAAGCGTAGCGCGAACCACGCAATCTGCCCCGGCGGATAATTATTTGGATCGACACCTTCCCAGAGGACTTGTACGCGTCCGTCTGCGGCAAGGGCCTCTATTTTGGCAATCGTGCCCGGCGTGTAGCTTTGGCGTACGCGTAACTCGGTGGCATGCACCGGTTGCGCGAAACCGACCTCGAGCCATTCGAGTTTGCTGTTCGCTCCACTATGGCACCAGGCATTAGGGTTGTCAGAGTAGGTCGCGACGTTGGGCGCACCGGTCGCCTGCAGCGCGTTGTAACGATCCGTACCGTATTCGCTGCTGGCACTGGCGGTGCTTGCCCACTGCCCCCGCGGATCGGTATAGATATTCCCTTCGTCGATGTCCGAATACGGAACGATCGTTAATGATTCTACGCTCGGCGGTTGAGTCGAGGGTTGTGTTCCCATGATGGGCGTTGGCGTTGCAGAAAGGGCATCACCCACAAGCTGCACCGCATCGATCTGCTTCCAGCCGGAAATCAGCGAAATATTCAGCGTCAGTTTCACGCGATGGACCGGAAACGTTGTTGTCGGAAAGCGCAGCACGAACCACGAAATCTGATTCGGCAGATATGTATTTGGGTCACTACCTTCCCAGAGAACCTGGACGCGTCCGTCTGCGGCAATAGCCTCAACCTTGGTAATCGTCCCCGGTGTGTAGTTTTGCCGTACACGCAATTCTGTCGCTTGCACCGGCTGCGAAAAATAGACCTCGAGCCATTCGAGTTTGCTGTTCGAACCACTGTGGCACCAGGCATTCGGATTATCAGAATAGGTGTCAACGTTGGGTGCGCCGGTCGCCTGCAGCGCGTTGTAACGATCCAATCCGTATTCGCTGCTGGCTTTGGCAAAGGCCGCCCACTGACCACGCGAGTCGCCGAGAATACCGCCCTCGTCGATCTCCGAGCCAGGGACGACGGTCACCGACGCCACTGACGGCATGGCCGGAACAGGCGAGGCGGCTGTTGTTTGCAGCGCTGGGCCGGCCACTGGTGATCCTGACCCGGTCCGGGATATCGGCGGCAGGGAAGCATCTAAAGGGAGCGGCGACAGCAACTCCCGGGCCGGCCAGCTCCAGTCCGGCGCACCTGCGGCCGCATCGGTATCATTTGCCGCCATGAGCCGCCGGCTGATGAAGATCAGCTCCACATTTGATTCTTCGTTGCCCAAGGCATCGTTGACTCGCTGGGCCTGGTCGATGCAGAGCAGC
This DNA window, taken from Pseudomonadota bacterium, encodes the following:
- a CDS encoding type II toxin-antitoxin system Phd/YefM family antitoxin, with the protein product MRLSSQIKPISYLKAHAAEIIRNLGDEGEPLVITQNGEAKVVIQDIKSYEETQETIALLKILALGNRQIEEGKVVAASDAIHRIRKGAGIV
- a CDS encoding type II toxin-antitoxin system RelE/ParE family toxin, encoding MAFMVQLTEDVVADLAEIFNYVSRHDSPQKAEYVLGQIEKKFIGLSEMPDRGVYPRELINIGIRDFKEIFFKPYRLIYRIDGNNFYVYLIVDGRRDMQTLLQRRLLG